In Saccharothrix syringae, the following are encoded in one genomic region:
- a CDS encoding TetR/AcrR family transcriptional regulator — protein MSRQIALDSGGRPRERADAARNRARVLAAAERVFADAAGSGGVTMEDIARAAGVGRATLYRRYPDVTSIAQALLDQHGSDVQGRILHGPPPLGPGGPPQERLAAFYRAMVELLEHHLHLVLGAETGRARFRTGAYAFWRRHVEVLLEQAGAAAPPAVVDALMAPLAPEVYEYQRKQRGLGPDQVVAGLDWLTRCVCAGG, from the coding sequence ATGTCCAGGCAGATCGCGCTCGACTCCGGCGGCCGGCCGCGGGAGCGCGCGGACGCGGCGCGCAACCGCGCCAGGGTGCTGGCCGCGGCGGAGCGGGTGTTCGCGGACGCCGCCGGGTCGGGCGGCGTGACCATGGAGGACATCGCGCGGGCGGCGGGGGTCGGGCGGGCCACGCTCTACCGGCGCTACCCGGACGTCACCTCGATCGCGCAGGCGCTGCTGGACCAGCACGGCAGCGACGTCCAGGGCCGCATCCTGCACGGGCCGCCGCCGCTGGGCCCGGGCGGGCCGCCGCAGGAGCGGCTGGCCGCGTTCTACCGGGCCATGGTGGAGCTGCTGGAGCACCACCTGCACCTGGTGCTGGGCGCGGAGACCGGGCGGGCGCGGTTCCGCACCGGCGCGTACGCGTTCTGGCGCAGGCACGTGGAGGTGCTGCTGGAGCAGGCGGGCGCGGCCGCGCCGCCCGCCGTGGTGGACGCCCTGATGGCGCCCCTGGCGCCCGAGGTCTACGAGTACCAGCGCAAGCAGCGCGGGCTGGGCCCCGACCAGGTCGTCGCCGGGCTGGACTGGCTCACCCGCTGTGTCTGCGCAGGTGGGTAG
- a CDS encoding RNA 2'-phosphotransferase produces MIRLSKRMSKCLRHDPGRVGLTLDEAGWVDLGEFAAALGVTEAQVREVVARNDKKRYEVVGGRIRASQGHTVAVDLGLPAAEPPPVLYHGTTDAVAPVILREGLLPMRRHDVHLSATVETAVRVGSRRGRPVVLEVDAAGMRAAGHEFRVSANGVWLTSAVPPTHLRRHSG; encoded by the coding sequence ATGATCCGCCTGTCCAAGCGGATGTCCAAGTGCCTCCGCCACGACCCCGGCCGCGTCGGCCTGACCCTCGACGAGGCCGGCTGGGTCGACCTGGGCGAGTTCGCGGCGGCGCTCGGCGTGACCGAGGCGCAGGTGCGCGAGGTCGTGGCGCGCAACGACAAGAAGCGCTACGAGGTGGTCGGCGGGCGCATCCGCGCCAGCCAGGGCCACACCGTGGCCGTCGACCTGGGCCTGCCCGCCGCGGAACCGCCCCCGGTGCTCTACCACGGCACCACCGACGCGGTGGCGCCCGTCATCCTCCGGGAGGGGCTGCTGCCGATGCGGCGGCACGACGTGCACCTGTCGGCGACGGTGGAGACGGCCGTGCGGGTCGGCTCCCGCCGGGGCAGGCCGGTGGTGCTGGAGGTCGACGCGGCGGGGATGCGCGCCGCCGGCCACGAGTTCCGGGTCAGCGCCAACGGCGTGTGGCTGACCTCCGCGGTGCCGCCTACCCACCTGCGCAGACACAGCGGGTGA
- the soxR gene encoding redox-sensitive transcriptional activator SoxR: MSKLPDVLTIGQVAERSGVPHTALRFYEERGLIASERTAGNQRRYPRSVLRRLAFIRTAQRVGLSLEDVQQALATLPDNRTPTKSDWSRLSTSWRAELDARIDALQRLRDRLTSCIGCGCLSLRSCFLHNFQDEQSANGPGAPKLKAATEGGT, from the coding sequence GTGAGCAAGTTGCCCGACGTGTTGACCATCGGCCAGGTGGCCGAGCGCAGCGGCGTGCCGCACACCGCGCTGCGGTTCTACGAGGAGCGGGGCCTGATCGCGTCCGAGCGGACCGCCGGCAACCAGCGGCGGTACCCGCGGTCGGTGCTGCGCCGGCTGGCGTTCATCCGCACCGCGCAGCGGGTGGGGCTGTCGCTGGAGGACGTCCAGCAGGCGCTGGCCACCCTGCCGGACAACCGCACGCCCACCAAGTCGGACTGGAGCAGGCTGTCCACGAGCTGGCGGGCCGAGCTGGACGCCCGGATCGACGCGCTGCAGCGGCTGCGCGACCGGCTGACCTCGTGCATCGGGTGCGGGTGCCTGTCGCTGCGCAGCTGCTTCCTGCACAACTTCCAGGACGAGCAGTCCGCCAACGGCCCCGGTGCGCCCAAGCTCAAGGCCGCCACCGAGGGCGGCACCTGA